A part of Palaemon carinicauda isolate YSFRI2023 chromosome 8, ASM3689809v2, whole genome shotgun sequence genomic DNA contains:
- the LOC137645834 gene encoding alpha-tocopherol transfer protein-like isoform X2 produces MVETRDETTGLFNSPQPPPKSETPTQGSASSRDSQNDQTKDSTKVDTKSDQNTPNKSEVLTESEMAAKDANPHDVSDCLTGATPERLLEVGMDPAVEAVLRKDRRMVSGDEDGTLPSAVVPEAEYDLHEKLEWVDRDVQALREIVEAEPRLKSRLDRPFLLSFLRARKFDYDKAMVMVRGYYRARQENAEMYVDLAPSALDHVWDLHMQTVLPTPDKLGRTVLIFRTGAWLPEVCTLDDVFRSQVIMLEHIVRVPITQLRGITAVVDCAGLSMTHAYYLTPTHIRRMISVIQEVFPLRFKALHFVHEPSIFDWVFSLVKPFLSDTIKGRLHFHGEDLQSLHQHIPAEELPEELGGTQGPMDNSEFVQNLKLHEEYFKEHFTYGFEAPEEAPRQGTMMEAVTDMGSLIGSYYRRMCID; encoded by the exons ATGGTTGAGACACGCGATGAAACGACTGGTTTGTTCAACAGTCCTCAACCTCCTCCCAAATCTGAAACTCCAACCCAAGGGTCGGCTAGTTCTCGAGATTCTCAGAATGACCAGACAAAG GACTCTACAAAGGTAGATACCAAGAGTGACCAAAATACTCCCAATAAGAGTGAAGTGTTGACTGAGAGTGAAATGGCCGCCAAAGATGCAAACCCACATGATGTAAGCGATTGTTTAACTGGCGCAACTCCCGAGCGACTCCTTGAGGTAGGAATGGATCCTGCAGTGGAGGCAGTGCTGCGGAAGGATCGGAGAATGGTCTCGGGGGACGAAGATGGAACTCTGCCGTCAGCTGTAGTTCCTGAAGCAGAATATGACCTTCACGAGAAACTCGAATGGGTAGATCGTGATGTCCAAGCGCTGAG GGAAATTGTGGAGGCAGAGCCCAGACTCAAGTCACGTCTTGACAGACCATTCCTTCTGTCTTTCCTCAGGGCTCGGAAATTTGATTATGATAAAGCGATGGTAATG GTCCGTGGATATTACCGAGCAAGGCAAGAAAATGCTGAAATGTATGTTGACTTAGCGCCGTCAGCATTGGACCATGTTTGGGATTTACACATGCAAACCGTACTTCCCACTCCTGATAAACTTGGCAGAACTGTTCTTATTTTCAGGACAG GAGCTTGGCTGCCAGAAGTATGTACCTTGGACGACGTTTTCCGTAGCCAAGTGATTATGCTGGAGCACATAGTCCGAGTTCCAATAACTCAGCTTCGTGGAATCACGGCCGTTGTCGACTGCGCTGGACTTTCCATGACACACGCATACTACTTGACACCAACTCACATCCGAAGAATGATTTCGGTTATCCAG gaAGTATTCCCCCTAAGATTCAAAGCACTTCACTTTGTCCATGAACCTTCTATATTCGACTGGGTGTTTAGTCTGGTCAAACCTTTCCTCTCTGATACAATTAAAGGAAGG CTTCACTTTCATGGCGAAGATCTTCAAAGCCTCCACCAGCACATTCCTGCAGAAGAATTGCCTGAGGAATTGGGGGGTACTCAAGGACCGATGGATAATTCCGAATTTGTTCAGAATTTAAAGCTTCATGAAGAATATTTTAAAG